The genomic DNA AAAGTTGACCGTCCACAAACTCCCCATTCCAAAACATCCCATTCTGGTGACTGAAGCGGATTTGCCAGGTTATCTTTATGAAGCGGGGGAAGAAGAACGGACTGCAGGCGAACGCTTGGCGGCCTCCTATGTCAATTTTTACATCAGCAACGGTGCGGTCTTGGTGCCCCAGTTTGGTGATGAGCATGATGCGGTGGCACTTGAGCTACTAGCGCAGCTTTTTCCCAGCAGAAAAGTCGTCGGCATTCCAGCCCGTGACATCCTGCTTGGGGGTGGGAATATCCATTGCATCACCCAGCAGATTCCCCTTTATGGGGCTAAATGACTCTGATACAGCGTCAAGCCGGATTGGCAAACTCCGGTATAGCCGGCTCCGTCCTTCCTTGTCTCAGAGCCATTGTATCGCCCATAAAGAACTTACGAAAAGGATTGAAATTATGAGAAATGTTACTGTTGCGGCTGTCCAGATGCAGTGCGGTCAGGATGTGGGGGAAAATCTGGCGACCGCTGAGCGTTTGGTCAGGCAGGCTGCTGGTCAGGGAGCGCAGATTGTTCTCCTGCCAGAGCTCTTTGAGCGTCCCTATTTTTGTCAGGAACGCCAGTATGACTATTACAGCTATGCCAAGTCTGTTGAAGAGAATGACGCTATCCAGCACTTTATCCCCATTGCCAAGGAATTGCAGCTGGTCTTGCCCATTTCCTTCTATGAAAAGGATGGCAATAACCTTTATAATTCCATCGCAGTCATTGATGCGGATGGGACCGTTTTGGGAGTTTACCGCAAGACTCATATCCCTGATGACCATTATTATCAGGAGAAATTTTACTTCACACCTGGCAACACTGGTTTCAAGGTTTGGGAGACCCGTTATGCCAAAATCGGGATTGGCATCTGTTGGGACCAATGGTTCCCAGAAACCGCTCGCTGTCTGGCTCTGAACGGGGCAGAATTGCTCTTTTACCCAACAGCTATTGGTTCGGAGCCGATTTTGGATACGGATAGCCAAGGCCATTGGCAGCGGACCATGCAGGGGCATGCGGCGGCCAATATCACCCCGGTCATTGCGGCCAATCGGATTGGCTTGGAAGAAGTTCATCCTTCTGCGGAAAATGGAGGCCAGTCCTCCAGTCTGCGTTTTTACGGTTCCTCCTTTATGACAGGAGAAACAGGAGACCTCTTGACCAAGGCTGGCCGAGATCAAGAAGCAGTCTTGCTGGCCACTTATGATTTGGACAAGGGAGCGCGTGAGCGTCTGGACTGGGGACTCTTTAGAGACCGCCGACCACATATGTATCAGAAGATTGTGGAATAAGGAGAAAAAGCCCTTATGAAGTGTAGTATCTCATAACTTACGAAAAGGGTGTATATTACCAGACAGACTTTCCTGTCTGGTTTTTATTTAGGTCTCAAAAGCGCATATAAATATGTAAGTCGCTTTTTTTTTTTTTTTTTTTTTTTGATATACTATGGTTAATTAACTTATACAGAATCCAAATGAGGAGGCGAATATGGACCAAAAAGTAAAAAATCTGCTGGATGACTGGGAAATTGACAATCCCGCTTTGTATGAAATCGCGAGTAGTGTCCGCACGAAAATATTGCAACTGGCCGATAGAGTAGGCGAAGAAGTGAAATATGGCGGTATTCTGTTTGCTGCACCTATACCCTTTTGCGGCATTTTTGTCTATAAGCAACATGTTTCTGTTGAATTTAGTCATGGTGCCAAGATTGTAGACCCGCACGGTTTATTAGAAGGCAAAGGCAAAGGCCGCCGTCATGTCAAATTACATACGCTTGAAGATATAGAAAATAAGCATTTGACGGATTACCTACGATTGGCGCAAAAAGCAGCAGAATAAGATGCCAGTCTTCTAACTCAGTTTCCTGAATTAGCCATCACAGCCAAAGTTGTTGTCCTATCGGATAGGGTAGCCCAACTATTTTCAGACAGGAAAAAGTAAGTCAGGCGGACTGACTCGTAAAATAGTAAAAGCCCTCAAGCAAGGGCTTTTACTTTTTCCTAAAATGCAATCAATTTATTGCCGCTTTTGACGCGGCTGATGGCCATGGCAAGGACAAAGTAGAAGAGGGCAAAGAGAAGGAGGATGCCAACAGTCGGCAGGTAACTGAAAAGGCTGCTATCCATGATCTGGTTGCTTTTGACCACATAGTAGACAGGGAAGAGTTTGGCAAAATGGAGGACAGGTTCAGATAGCATCTCTAAGGGAACAAAGACCCCCGATGTGAAGGAAAGGCCAAGTCCGAGGACAGTGGACAAACCTGAGTAGAGGAAGCGGTTATTGCCAATGATGACAGACGCCAGAAAAGCCATGGAAAGGGCAGCAGTCGCAAAGGCTAGAGATACCAGCACATATTTAAGGAAAATAGGCTGGGTGACAAGGCTAGGCCTGAAGGCTAGGGCACCGATGATAAAGAGGGCCGTGATAAAGAAAGCCACAAAGCCACAGGCCATTAGCTTAGACTTGTTGATGGATACAAGGCTGGTGGATGAAATCAACTGCCGTTGCAGAACCTTTGTTTCCTGAAAGTTGGACAAGAGCAGGCCAAATAGGGCAATGAAGATGGCAATCAGGACATAGGTCACAAAGTTAAAGTAGAAGCTGGCCCAGATACTGGCTTCGGTTCGTTTGTCTGACTTCGGAGCCTGCATGAGGGTCACCTTGGCTTCTTTGGAAAAAGTTTGATTGAGGGCTTCAAAGTCGGTCTGGCCAGCGGTTAGCACCGCATTGACAAAGGTGAAGTAGCCGTTGGTCATGGAATAAACCAGGCTGGAACTATTGCTATTGATGGTGATGATTTGGACAGGCGAGGTCTTCTTCAAAATCCCTTCTTCCAAATCTTCAGGCAGAACTATGATACCGTCTATTTCCCCGATAAAAATGCGTTCTCGCAATTCTTCAATTGGCTTGCTAGACAATTCGACATCGTGGTTTTCTTCCAGGTAGTCTTGGAAGGCATCACCAAGTTTGCTGTCTTCCTGCCGAACCAGAATCAGATCCAGACGGGTATTTGAAAAATCCCCTCTTTCTTGAGGGTCAAGGCCCTGGTTAACTGCCGAAAGGATAAAGAAGATAAGGGCATAGGTGAAAATGTGCCACTTCATCCGCCAGATGCTGGTCATCAAGTATTTAAAGACTGTCATAGCGATTCCTCCTTAACAATAGGGTGGCCAAAGCAAGGGCCAAGAGGGCATAGACTCCCAGAACACTGGTGGCAAAAAGCAGGTTGTCTCGATTTGCCAGATTATTTACCTGATAAAGGGTATCCGTTAGGATGGACATGGGATTGTATTTGGCAAAGAGTGGAGCAACTTTGTAGACCAGAAAGCGAACCTGAAGTGACATCATTCCTGCTGCGAAGGCTAGAAAATTGGTCAAGAGGACAGCAATCATGGTTTTTGTTGCTTCCTTGAGTTTCTCAATAGCACCCAAAGCATATCCCAGGGCTGTGCCGCAGAGATTGCCCATGAAGAGTAAGAGCAGGCTTTCGAGCGGCTGCAAGAAGACTTGAACCTTCAAGATGTAGACCACATAGGCATACAAAAGCAGATTGGCCATCATGGTCAAGCCCATGGTGACGAAAAAGGAAGATAGGATGAAGGTTGACTTTTTAAAGGGGGAGGAATTCAGGCGGGCACCCAGGGTAGACAAATTGGGCTGGATAATGATGCAGCTGGAAATGGCCCCAAACATGGAATAGAAGCAGGCCATGGCAAAGAGGGAGTAGAAGTAAACCGCCATGGGATTCGTTTTTTGCTCCTCCTGTCGGACAGGGGAGTTTGAAAAATCAAGATAATTAGCAGCATCTCCCAATAGCATGATTTGTTCCATCTGGCTGAGGACGGAACGGATGATGGAGGGGTTGACACCCGTCAAGCTATTCACCACCATCTCAGAGTCCTTGTTAACATAAGCCTCGACTTTTTTAGCTTCCAGCAAGTCTATCCCTTCCTCGTCATTCTCCACAAGGGTCATATCAAAAAGCCCTGTTTCTGGAAAGACATAGGCCGCAAAAGATTCTTCTCGAACGGCAACAGGGATGCTTTCCACCTTAGCGGAAAAAATATTAGAGAGGGCGACATGGTAGAAGGTAGCCAGTAGGAGAGGAAAGAGCAGGACCCAGAAGGTAAAACTCTTCTCCCGCAGGGTCGCCTTGGCCAGATAAAGGGTAGATCTTAGAAAATCAGTCATCTTAATCACGCAACTCCTTTCCAGTAAATGAGAGAAAGACATCGCTGAGGCTCGGCTGCTCGCTATAGAGTTTTAAGTAGGCAAGACCGTGTTGGTTTAAAAGCTGGGCCAGGGCAACAATGTTGCTTCCTTTTTGGGTAAACTGGAGAATATAGGTTGCCTTGTTTTTATCCAGCAGCTGCAGATGAGGCAAACTTTCCATTTCTCGCACGATGTCAGCAGAAGCCTCCTCCACCAATTCCAGGTGGATGATTTCCTTGGTGGCAATCATAGACTTGAGTTCTTCCGGAGTACCGTCCACCACATTGTGGCCCTTATCCATGATGACAATGCGGTCGCAAAGCTGATCCGCTTCGTCCAGATAATGGGTGGTATAGACAATAGTTGAGCCTTCTTTGTTGAGCCGTTTGATCCCTTCAAGAATGAAATTCCGACTCTGAGCATCCACAGCGACCGTTGGCTCATCCAGGAAAATCAATTTGGGTTTGTGGGCGATGCCACAGGCGATGTTGAGGCGGCGCTTGAGTCCTCCACTCAGTTTATTGGGAAAGAATTTCCGATAATCTTCCAAGCCAACAAAGGAAATGGCTTCATCCACCAAACTTTTCCGTTTTTGCTTGTCTTTAATATAGAGGCCGCAGAAGAAGTCGATGTTTTCATAGACGGTTAGCTGCTCAAAGTAGGCCAGCTCCTGAGGCACCAGTCCGATATTTTCCTTGATATGGTAGGTGTTTGGAGTCATGGCCTCCCCAAAAATCCGTATGTCGCCCTTGTCATAGGTCAAGAGACCCAACATACAGTTGATGGCAGTGGTTTTCCCACAACCGTTTGGACCCAAAAATCCAAGGATTTCACCCTCTCTGACTTCCAAATTAAAATGGTCCAGAGCAAGGAGTTCCTTGTAGCGTTTGACCAACTGGTTGATTTCGATTGTTTTCATAATAAACTCCTTTTTTAGCAGATAAACATTGTTTTCCTTCAAGTCTATTATAGCTCTTTAGATCAGAAATCAGCAGTGTCCCCAGTCATATATTGATATGAAAATAGTCATATTTTCTCCTGGAAGACTAGCATTTCTGGCTGAAATACCGTATACTAAAACTAGATTGGATATTCTTTGTGAAAGGAGACAGGATGCCTACCATCATTGAAAAAATTTTGTTGAGCACGCTCTCCTATGCAGCCTTGCTTCTGCTGGATAGGGGGCAAAATAGTGTGGCTTTCTTGCTCCTAACCCTCATCTTATCTTTCTTGCTGGAGCTGTTCCAGCAAAAAAGGATACAAGTGGGGTTATTACTGACCCATGGCCTGCTGTTTCTGCTGAAGCCAGAAGCTCTCTTTTTCTTTCCCCTCTTTGTTTACTCGGTCGTACAGATTATTCCTAATTGGAGTTGGCTTTGTCTCTTCATTCTCTTTTTCTTACCGACTCCTCTGACCATCCTATTTAGTCTCTTAGCGGCCTACATGGCCTATCAAAGGCAGGCAAATCAGGCTTTTAGGAAGCAAAATCTACAAATCCAGAATCGGCTGGCCCAGGACAAGATGGCCCTGCGCCGCAAGCAACAGCAGTTGGAACAGGATCAGGTCAAAAATATGGAAATTGCCACCCTGTCTGAGCGCAACCGCATTGCCCATAGCTTGCACGACTCTATCGGGCACCTCATCAGCAGCAGTATCTTGCAACTAGAAGCCCTTCAGATAACCAGTCAGGAAGAGGCCACCCGTCAACATCTGGAGGTTCTGTCAGAGCATTTGCAGACAGGCATGACTGACATCCGCCAGACCCTCCATCAGCTCTACAATGACTCCTTTGACCTCCACCAACGCCTAGAAGAAAGTTTGGAGCCACTCGGCAATCGGGAATTGACCTTTCATTACAGTGTGGAGTCGCCCTTGCCCCTTTCTGTCAAGCTTGATTTTGTGACCATTGTCAAGGAATTGGTGACCAACTGCTGCAAGCATTCCAACAGCAGCCAGGTAAGGCTGGTCTTAGTGGAGCAGCCCAGCTTTTTCAGCCTGACCTACAAGGACAATGGCAGTTTTCAATCCCAGAGCCAGAAAGGGATTGGACTTTATTCCATTGAAGAAATTGTCCAAAAATACAAGGGAAGCATGACCATTGACCAAGTAGATGGTTATCACCTGCACTTGATTTTTAGAAAGGAGGCCATTGAGCTATGAAAGAACTCGTGATTATCGATGATGATTATTTGGTGGTTCAGGCCCTGGAAACCATTGTTAATTCCAAGGAAAATCTAACTGTCGTGGCGACTGGCCACAGTGGTCAAGATGCCATTGACCTCTATCAGAAGCACCAGCCCGACCTCCTTTTGATGGACATCCGCATGGAGCCCATGTCAGGCATTGAGGCAGCAGCCGACATACTGGAGGAGCACAAGGAGGCCAAGATTCTCTTTATCACCACCTTTCAGGACGATGACTATATCACAAAAGCCATGGCTTTGGGCTGCCGCGGCTACATATTAAAACAAAATATCAAGGGTATCCTTCCCGCCATCGAAGCTGTTGAAAATGGCCATCTGGTTTTTGACTCTCAAATTATCCAGTCCATCCACCCCAAGAAAGAAGCGCAGGTCATCGAGCATTTGACGGAGCGTGAAAACCAAGTCCTGCACTTAGTTGCGGATGGTCTCAACAACAAGGAAATTGCCGATATCCTCTTTTTGAGTGAGGGAACTGTGCGCAACTATGTCTCTGCCCTCATGGACAAATTAGGGCTTAGGGACCGGACTCAGTTAGCAGTTTATTATTACAAGCATCAGTCTTAAACCAAAGAAACCGCCAGGCTCCTATATGAGAACCTAGCGGTTTTTCGTTTCTTATTTTTGGAACAGTTGTTGAACAAACTGGCCACCGTAGATCCAAAAGAAGCTATAAGCAACGATGGAGAAGGGGCGGCAAAGTAGGGTGATGGTGATGAACTTACGATAACTCATGCTGGTCAAGCCGGTAATCATCACGACAATGTCTGCTGGTGAAATTGGGGATAGCATGCAAATGATAAAGAAAATTTCGTATGCACGCTTATTGTCAATCTTGCTTTCGTACTTGTAAAAAGTCTCCTCTGTCATAAAGAGAAGGCAGAATTTCTTCCCATAGCGTCTAGCCAGCCAGAAAAGGATGATGCTACCAATCGAAATGCCAACATAGTTGAGGATAAAGCCCCACCAGAAACCAAAAACGAGGAAGCCAACGACAGTTGTCACACCCCCTGGAATGATGGGGAATACTACCTGAATGACTTGAATAGCTAAAAAGATAAGCCCACCGAAGGTTCCATGACTTTTAATAAATTCGGTCAGGACATTTTGATCATTTAAAATACCAATCCGATAGAGCCAAACTAAAAAGAAGAAAGTTGCGATTAGAGTAATGATGCTCAATACATGGATTGTTTTTTGCAATAATTTATACATACTATCATTCTACCATAAACTATCCCTTTTTCAAATTAAGGAAAAAGGAAAAAATTATTTTGCTATTTCTAAAAAAATCTGTTATAATGTTTAACGTATCCTATGAGGGGTCGTTACGGATTCGACAGGCATTATGAGGCTTGTTCTGCAACCCGAATGGCGGCGTAACCGCTCAGTTTAAATATAACTGCAAAAAATACAAACACTTACGCATTAGCAGCTTAATAACCTGCCTGCGTGACTGGTCACAGATTGCTTGCGTTTGTTGATTGGTCTTAATTTAGCGAGCTACGTTAGAACTGAGTCAGGCTGTTCTAAAAGAGATAAACTGACTCGCCTGCTGTCGGCTTGAGTTATGTGCCGGCAACTGGTTAAATCAAGACATAACCTATGGTTGTAGACGAATAAGTTAGCAGGTGTTTGGACGTGGGTTCGACTCCCACCGGCTCCATCATATTCAATATGGAAGATTACTCAAGAGGCTTAAGAGGCCGTGTTGGAAACGCGGTAGGCGTGTAACAGCGTGCGTGGGTTCGAATCCCATGTCTTCCGTCAGAGAGAAGCAGTGCTTGGCACTGTTTTTTTGTGCAGAAAAACTTGAAATTCCTAGGGATTGTGCTATGATAGATAACAATATACCTAGAAGTAAAGGAGAATTTCAGTGAAGCAAATAGACTTGCAACAGTTGGCCAAGGCAGAGCTGCATTGCCATTTAGATGGTTCCTTATCGCTAGCAACAATCCGCCGATTGGCGGAGATGGCAGACCTTGCTCTGCCTGAGAATGACACGGAGTTGAAAGACTTGGTAACAGCTCCTGCCAGAACAGAGTCGCTGATAGACTATCTCAAGGTTTTCGATGTTATCCGTCCCCTTCTACAAACCAAGGAAGCCTTGCAGTTGGCGGCTTATGATGTTGCTAGTCAGGCGGCTGCAGAAAATGTTTTATACATTGAGATTCGTTATGCACCGGAATTGTCCATGGATCAGGGATTGACAGCCTTGGAAACCCTTGAAGCAGTTCTTGATGGTTTGGAAGCAGCAAGAAAGGATTTTGGCATCGTTGCTAAGGTCTTGGTCTGTGGCCTTAAACAGAGTCCGGCAGATATGACCCAAGAGATTTTCCAAAAGGTAGCAGTGTTATCTGAGAGAGGCTTGGTTGGATTTGATTTTGCCGGAAACGAGGCAGACTATCCAACAAAGAATCTGCTTGAAACCATTCAAAAAACCAAACAATTAGGTTTGCCATTGACCTTTCATGCCGGAGAATGTGGTTGTGTCACCAATATTTGTCAGGCCTTAGCGCTTGGAATCAAGCGGATTGGTCATGCCACAGCTCTCAGCGGGCAAGCGGATGCCATTGCAAGGTTTGTTGAGCAAGGAGCGACTGTCGAGATGTGTTTGACTAGTAATCTCCAAACGGGTGCTGCTAAGAGTTTAGCAGATTTTCCCTATCAGGAATTGTATGATGCCGGAGCCAAGATAACCATTAACACAGACAATCGGACGGTATCAGATACCAATCTAACCAAGGAGTACGGTCTTTTTGTCCAATATTTTGGAACCAGCAGGGATGATTTTTATCGTTTCAACCAACAGGCTATTCATGCAAGTTTTGCCAGTCAAGAAGAAAAACAAGCGCTTCTGACGGCTTTACAGTTGGCCTATCATTCTTAATATAGAAAAGCTCTATAACTTCAAGGAGAGTAACCTGAAGAGATAGAGCTCTTTTTTCTTTTTATTGAAGATTGAGCCGCTTTGTCATGATGTAATGAGTTCCAAAGTAGTAGCCTATCGATAAAATGAAACTAAATACCATCGTAATCGGATGCGGTAAGAATGGTACGTAGGTGGCACTGAACTGATTCAATTGGAAGAAGGTGGCGATGATACCAGCCATAAAGCTAATACCAAAGTAGAAGAGAACAGCCATTAACGTACGGTGGTCGTGGAACAATTGCCCCAAGGAGATGGAGAAGTAAATCAACAAAATTCCTTCAGCTATTGCTAGGAAAAGTGCCAGGATAGACTGTACCAAAATACCAAAGTCAAAATAGGCAGCATAGTAATAGAAGCCTTTAAATGCTTGAGATAGATATGGAAGTGCTGGAATGCTGAGAGTAATCAAAGCACAGAGGCCAGCTGTTAGGATGGCCAGTAGAAGCCAGATCATAGCTGCGGTAAATTTACTGAGGATTAGCTGATGGCTACTAACTGGTAGGGTCATGGTTAGGTAACCCTGACGGCCATAGATATTTTTCCTAAAGCGATTGATGATTAAGAGGAAGGTTGAGATAATGAGTCCTCCAATTAAGAGAGCAAAGGCAAAGATGATGATACCAAAGAAGAATCCTTCAGCAGTTTCCACTTCGCTACTAAATGAATAGCCTCTTTCTGGTGAGCGCATCATTAAGGTCTGAATCCAAAAACCAATCACCGTAGCCAGTACCAAGGCGGCTCCGTACAGACTGATATACCATTTTCCGAGAGATTTAAACTCGTATTTCAATAATTTCGTAAACATATTTTCTCCTTTCTCTTCTTAGGCCTTGAAATCACGACGGAAGAGTTCGTCAATGGATTCGCCGCTTTCGATGCGCAGGTCATCCACATTTCCTTGGCGGACAACGCTACCGTATTGAAGGAAAATCACTTCATCAAGGATTTGTTCCACATCTGAGATGAGATGGGTTGAGATAATGACAGAAGCAGTTGGAGAGTAGTTGTTGATGATGGTTTTTAAGATGTAATCCCGGGCTGCTGGGTCTACTCCGCCGATTGGTTCGTCAAGAACATAAAGCTGGGCCTGGCGGCTCATTACCAAAATCAACTGCACCTTTTCTTTGTTACCTTTTGATAGGTGTCTCATACGACTTTGCAGGTCAATACGTAAATCCTGAAGCAAATGGAGGGCTCGTTCTTGGTCAAAGTCCGCATAGAAGTCTTTGAAAAAGGCGATGGCATCCGAAACCTTCATATTCTCATCCAAGTAGGTGGTGTCTGGAAGATAGGAAACAATTTGTTTGGTTTCCGGAGAAGGTGTGCGGCCGTTTATCAGAATTTGTCCATATTCTGGCTGAAGAAGTCCGTTAATCAGTTTAATCAGGGTGGTTTTCCCAGAACCGTTTGGTCCAAGAAGGCCGATGATTCTACCCGCAGATAGTTTCAGATTGACATTGTTCAAGGCAACAGCACCGCCATAAGATTTGGATACCTGCTGCAACTCAACAAGGGTTAAGTGTCTATTCATGGAAGTCTCCTTTCAAATACGCATCCAGTTGTTGAACCAGCTCGTCCTGAGTAAAGCCCAAGTCCAACATATTGTTGACAAAATTCTCCAATTCTTCCTGGGCCAGTTGGAGTCGAGTCTTACGAATCAATTCGTGGTTATCTGTTACGAAGCGTCCGGTAGTCCGCACGGAGTAAACAAATCCTTCCGTTTCGAGATCAGATAAGGCCCGTTGAACGGTGTTGGGATTGACTCCGGCCGTTTCCGCCAAATCGCGAATAGTCGGAAGTTTATCCCCTGATTTCAGTTGGTTGGTCACAATCTGTAATTTAATGGTATTACTGATTTGAATGTAAATCGGAACATTGTTATCAAATTTCCAAGCCATGTATCATCTTCCTTTCTAGCTAATTGTTTTATTGTTCTATATACATAGTACAATAATATACTCCAGTTGGCAAGCATTTTGCTGAAAAATAATCAGGAAATTTACTAGAGCTAAAGGAAGTCTATCTATACCATTCTCAAATTTTAGGGTATAATAGATAGAAAAGAGTTAAAGGAGAGCGCCATGCTAGCACAATTGGATACCAAAACCGTCTATACCTTTTTGGATAGCATGGTAACGATTGAAAAGTATGTAGAGAAGGCTAAGGCCTTGGGATATAGCCATCTCGGTATCATGGATCGAAACAATCTCTATGCTGCCTATGGTTTTATTCAGGCCTGTCAGAAAAAGGGAATCCAACCGATTATAGGCTGTGAGATAGAATGGAGTTTGGCAGCGGATCAAGATCCGGTTTTGATGCAATTTATCGCACTCAGCAGCAATGGCAATCGGAACCTGATGAAAATTTCAACAGCCAAGATGACCGGGCACCAGGATTTTGAAGATATTCGCCAATTTCTGAAAGATGTCGCCATCGTTCTTCCCTATGCAGAAGGAGTGGAGAATTACAATCTTGGTGTGGACTACTATATTGGAGTGCGTGAGGATAGTCCGCTGTTTGAGAGCAAGAACCCCATCTTGCCCCTCCATACTGTCCGTTATTTTGATGAGAAGCAGGTGGAAACCCTGCAGGTTCTCCATGCCATTCGTGATAATGTTCAGCTCAATCAGGTCAACCATTTGATTCGTCAAGAACAGCTCCTATCCGCTCAAGAATTGGAAGCAAGGTTTCATGATAAGTTTCCTCAGGCGGTAGTGAATTTGAAAGAGCTTGTGGCTCCTATTACTTATCAGATGGATACCAGTTTAAAATTGCCACGCTTTAATCGAGAACGTCCTGCGGTAGAAGAATTGTCTGAAAGGGCTCAAGCTGGGTTAGTAGCAAAAGGACTGACAGGCGAGAACTATCAAGAGCGCTTGCAAGAGGAATTAGCAGTTATCCACCAGATGGGCTTTGATGATTATTTCTTAATCGTCTGGGACTTATTACGCTTTGGTCGCAGCCAGGGCTATTATATGGGGATGGGGCGCGGTTCGGCGGTAGGCAGTTTAGTGTCTTACGTTTTGGACATTACAGGAATAGACCCTGTCCGGCACAACCTGCTTTTTGAACGGTTTTTAAATCTGGAGCGTTACAGCATGCCGGATATTGATATTGATATTCCAGATATTCATAGAGGAGATTTTATCCGCTATGT from Streptococcus oriscaviae includes the following:
- a CDS encoding DUF1801 domain-containing protein, with product MDQKVKNLLDDWEIDNPALYEIASSVRTKILQLADRVGEEVKYGGILFAAPIPFCGIFVYKQHVSVEFSHGAKIVDPHGLLEGKGKGRRHVKLHTLEDIENKHLTDYLRLAQKAAE
- a CDS encoding ABC transporter ATP-binding protein, which codes for MNRHLTLVELQQVSKSYGGAVALNNVNLKLSAGRIIGLLGPNGSGKTTLIKLINGLLQPEYGQILINGRTPSPETKQIVSYLPDTTYLDENMKVSDAIAFFKDFYADFDQERALHLLQDLRIDLQSRMRHLSKGNKEKVQLILVMSRQAQLYVLDEPIGGVDPAARDYILKTIINNYSPTASVIISTHLISDVEQILDEVIFLQYGSVVRQGNVDDLRIESGESIDELFRRDFKA
- a CDS encoding TVP38/TMEM64 family protein, with the protein product MYKLLQKTIHVLSIITLIATFFFLVWLYRIGILNDQNVLTEFIKSHGTFGGLIFLAIQVIQVVFPIIPGGVTTVVGFLVFGFWWGFILNYVGISIGSIILFWLARRYGKKFCLLFMTEETFYKYESKIDNKRAYEIFFIICMLSPISPADIVVMITGLTSMSYRKFITITLLCRPFSIVAYSFFWIYGGQFVQQLFQK
- a CDS encoding response regulator transcription factor; amino-acid sequence: MKELVIIDDDYLVVQALETIVNSKENLTVVATGHSGQDAIDLYQKHQPDLLLMDIRMEPMSGIEAAADILEEHKEAKILFITTFQDDDYITKAMALGCRGYILKQNIKGILPAIEAVENGHLVFDSQIIQSIHPKKEAQVIEHLTERENQVLHLVADGLNNKEIADILFLSEGTVRNYVSALMDKLGLRDRTQLAVYYYKHQS
- a CDS encoding sensor histidine kinase, which translates into the protein MPTIIEKILLSTLSYAALLLLDRGQNSVAFLLLTLILSFLLELFQQKRIQVGLLLTHGLLFLLKPEALFFFPLFVYSVVQIIPNWSWLCLFILFFLPTPLTILFSLLAAYMAYQRQANQAFRKQNLQIQNRLAQDKMALRRKQQQLEQDQVKNMEIATLSERNRIAHSLHDSIGHLISSSILQLEALQITSQEEATRQHLEVLSEHLQTGMTDIRQTLHQLYNDSFDLHQRLEESLEPLGNRELTFHYSVESPLPLSVKLDFVTIVKELVTNCCKHSNSSQVRLVLVEQPSFFSLTYKDNGSFQSQSQKGIGLYSIEEIVQKYKGSMTIDQVDGYHLHLIFRKEAIEL
- a CDS encoding ABC transporter permease, which encodes MTVFKYLMTSIWRMKWHIFTYALIFFILSAVNQGLDPQERGDFSNTRLDLILVRQEDSKLGDAFQDYLEENHDVELSSKPIEELRERIFIGEIDGIIVLPEDLEEGILKKTSPVQIITINSNSSSLVYSMTNGYFTFVNAVLTAGQTDFEALNQTFSKEAKVTLMQAPKSDKRTEASIWASFYFNFVTYVLIAIFIALFGLLLSNFQETKVLQRQLISSTSLVSINKSKLMACGFVAFFITALFIIGALAFRPSLVTQPIFLKYVLVSLAFATAALSMAFLASVIIGNNRFLYSGLSTVLGLGLSFTSGVFVPLEMLSEPVLHFAKLFPVYYVVKSNQIMDSSLFSYLPTVGILLLFALFYFVLAMAISRVKSGNKLIAF
- a CDS encoding ABC transporter ATP-binding protein produces the protein MKTIEINQLVKRYKELLALDHFNLEVREGEILGFLGPNGCGKTTAINCMLGLLTYDKGDIRIFGEAMTPNTYHIKENIGLVPQELAYFEQLTVYENIDFFCGLYIKDKQKRKSLVDEAISFVGLEDYRKFFPNKLSGGLKRRLNIACGIAHKPKLIFLDEPTVAVDAQSRNFILEGIKRLNKEGSTIVYTTHYLDEADQLCDRIVIMDKGHNVVDGTPEELKSMIATKEIIHLELVEEASADIVREMESLPHLQLLDKNKATYILQFTQKGSNIVALAQLLNQHGLAYLKLYSEQPSLSDVFLSFTGKELRD
- the aguB gene encoding N-carbamoylputrescine amidase produces the protein MRNVTVAAVQMQCGQDVGENLATAERLVRQAAGQGAQIVLLPELFERPYFCQERQYDYYSYAKSVEENDAIQHFIPIAKELQLVLPISFYEKDGNNLYNSIAVIDADGTVLGVYRKTHIPDDHYYQEKFYFTPGNTGFKVWETRYAKIGIGICWDQWFPETARCLALNGAELLFYPTAIGSEPILDTDSQGHWQRTMQGHAAANITPVIAANRIGLEEVHPSAENGGQSSSLRFYGSSFMTGETGDLLTKAGRDQEAVLLATYDLDKGARERLDWGLFRDRRPHMYQKIVE
- a CDS encoding ABC transporter permease, with translation MTDFLRSTLYLAKATLREKSFTFWVLLFPLLLATFYHVALSNIFSAKVESIPVAVREESFAAYVFPETGLFDMTLVENDEEGIDLLEAKKVEAYVNKDSEMVVNSLTGVNPSIIRSVLSQMEQIMLLGDAANYLDFSNSPVRQEEQKTNPMAVYFYSLFAMACFYSMFGAISSCIIIQPNLSTLGARLNSSPFKKSTFILSSFFVTMGLTMMANLLLYAYVVYILKVQVFLQPLESLLLLFMGNLCGTALGYALGAIEKLKEATKTMIAVLLTNFLAFAAGMMSLQVRFLVYKVAPLFAKYNPMSILTDTLYQVNNLANRDNLLFATSVLGVYALLALALATLLLRRNRYDSL
- the add gene encoding adenosine deaminase, producing MKQIDLQQLAKAELHCHLDGSLSLATIRRLAEMADLALPENDTELKDLVTAPARTESLIDYLKVFDVIRPLLQTKEALQLAAYDVASQAAAENVLYIEIRYAPELSMDQGLTALETLEAVLDGLEAARKDFGIVAKVLVCGLKQSPADMTQEIFQKVAVLSERGLVGFDFAGNEADYPTKNLLETIQKTKQLGLPLTFHAGECGCVTNICQALALGIKRIGHATALSGQADAIARFVEQGATVEMCLTSNLQTGAAKSLADFPYQELYDAGAKITINTDNRTVSDTNLTKEYGLFVQYFGTSRDDFYRFNQQAIHASFASQEEKQALLTALQLAYHS